The proteins below come from a single Chryseobacterium sp. MA9 genomic window:
- a CDS encoding SAM-dependent methyltransferase produces MLFLLPAYLSENTSINHFSPVLKDYIMQTDYFFVENEKTARKVVKFFAPEKKQADLKLFLLDKYTENADIKEAQELMLKGQDFGLLSEAGLPCIADPGNLIVKWCHEKNIRVIPISGPSSIILALISSGFNGQEFSFHGYLPIDKGEKKKQIMNLESLVQKTGYSQIFMETPYRNNQLFEDLCKFLSPNTKLCIAANINDPEHELIKTKSIKDWQKQKPELHKIPAVFVLGK; encoded by the coding sequence ATGCTTTTTTTACTCCCTGCTTACTTATCAGAAAATACTTCTATCAACCACTTTTCACCTGTTTTGAAGGATTATATTATGCAGACAGACTATTTCTTTGTGGAAAATGAGAAAACAGCTCGAAAGGTTGTTAAATTTTTTGCTCCGGAAAAAAAGCAGGCTGATCTGAAGTTATTTTTATTAGACAAATACACGGAAAATGCAGATATCAAAGAAGCTCAGGAACTGATGCTGAAAGGGCAGGATTTCGGATTGTTATCAGAAGCTGGTCTGCCTTGTATTGCAGATCCCGGAAATCTGATTGTGAAATGGTGTCATGAGAAAAACATCAGAGTAATCCCTATTTCAGGCCCCTCATCTATTATACTTGCTTTGATTTCCAGCGGATTTAATGGACAGGAATTTAGCTTCCATGGCTATCTTCCTATTGATAAAGGCGAGAAAAAGAAACAGATCATGAATCTTGAAAGCCTTGTTCAGAAAACCGGATATTCACAGATTTTCATGGAAACACCTTACAGAAATAATCAGCTTTTTGAAGATTTGTGTAAGTTTTTGTCACCCAATACCAAACTGTGTATTGCGGCCAATATCAACGACCCGGAACATGAACTCATCAAAACAAAATCTATAAAAGACTGGCAAAAACAAAAACCGGAACTTCATAAAATACCAGCGGTATTTGTGCTTGGGAAATAA
- a CDS encoding low molecular weight protein-tyrosine-phosphatase produces the protein MKILMVCLGNICRSPLAEGIMKTKVPGNFVVDSAGTISMHEGEHPDKRAVKTAAKHNIDISKQRSRPITRKDFETFDKIYCMDIDVFEDVVSKTRNEEERQKVSLFLEILGDHKNAEVPDPYWGDMSDFEKVFQLLDKGCDAIKNQILQS, from the coding sequence ATGAAAATATTAATGGTCTGTCTGGGCAATATATGCAGAAGCCCTCTGGCAGAGGGAATTATGAAAACCAAGGTGCCGGGAAACTTTGTGGTAGATTCAGCCGGAACTATTTCAATGCATGAAGGAGAACATCCAGACAAAAGAGCTGTTAAAACTGCTGCCAAACATAATATTGACATCTCAAAACAGAGATCAAGACCTATTACCAGAAAAGATTTTGAAACTTTTGATAAGATCTACTGCATGGATATTGATGTATTTGAAGATGTGGTCTCTAAAACCAGGAATGAAGAAGAACGTCAGAAAGTATCTTTGTTTCTGGAAATATTGGGAGATCATAAAAATGCTGAGGTTCCGGACCCTTATTGGGGAGATATGAGCGATTTTGAAAAGGTCTTTCAGCTTCTGGATAAGGGATGTGATGCTATTAAAAACCAAATACTCCAATCATAA
- the dnaA gene encoding chromosomal replication initiator protein DnaA, giving the protein MDDNLMMIWQKCLQFMRDNLNAAEDNSDLKKLEKSFDMLFDKVQPLSLVANNLTLIVPSDFYKEYIEDNYLSLLSAALKKNIGKGVKLWYSVMENRPKGEEKPVTMNIKGQSVPTPKTQETMPQGFSANIVNPFVVPGIRKVNIDSNLKPDYSFDSYVEGESNKFAATVARSIAKRPGATAFNPLFLYGGYGVGKTHLGQAVGLEVKNQFPDKVVLYLSSEKFIQQFISAAKAHKQTEFANFYQMVDVLIIDDIQFLSGKSATQDSFFHIFDHLHQNGKQIILTSDKAPADIMDIQDRIVSRFKWGLSAEIKSPDLSTRRQIIEDKLSRDGIVLPGDMLDFLAVETKTNVRELIGVINSVIAYSTVYKRDLSLELLKETINRIAANQKKIINIPYIQEVVCDYFGIKKEQLLSKTRKREIALPRQLAMYFSKEFTNSTFTKIGEEMGGKDHSTVMYACDTIKDVSKIDKEIKKYVKDLTERIKQ; this is encoded by the coding sequence ATGGATGACAATTTAATGATGATATGGCAGAAATGCCTTCAGTTTATGCGTGATAACCTGAACGCAGCTGAAGACAATTCTGACTTGAAAAAACTTGAAAAATCTTTCGATATGTTATTCGATAAGGTTCAGCCGCTTTCATTAGTAGCAAACAACCTTACGCTTATCGTACCGAGTGATTTTTACAAGGAATATATAGAGGACAATTATCTGTCCTTACTTTCTGCTGCCCTGAAGAAAAATATTGGAAAAGGAGTGAAATTATGGTATTCTGTGATGGAAAACAGACCAAAAGGTGAAGAAAAGCCAGTTACCATGAACATCAAGGGACAAAGTGTTCCTACTCCAAAAACACAGGAAACAATGCCACAAGGATTCTCTGCTAATATTGTAAATCCGTTTGTAGTTCCTGGAATAAGAAAAGTAAATATAGATTCTAACCTTAAGCCTGACTATTCTTTTGATAGTTATGTAGAAGGAGAAAGCAATAAATTTGCAGCCACTGTAGCCAGATCCATTGCAAAAAGACCTGGCGCAACTGCCTTCAACCCGTTATTCTTATACGGAGGTTACGGAGTTGGAAAAACCCACTTAGGACAAGCTGTGGGTCTTGAAGTAAAAAACCAGTTCCCTGATAAAGTAGTTCTTTATCTGTCTTCTGAAAAGTTTATCCAGCAGTTTATCTCTGCTGCCAAAGCACACAAGCAGACGGAATTTGCGAATTTCTACCAAATGGTGGATGTGCTGATTATTGATGATATTCAGTTCTTATCCGGAAAATCAGCAACACAGGATAGTTTCTTCCATATTTTTGATCATCTGCATCAGAACGGAAAACAGATTATCCTTACATCAGATAAGGCTCCTGCTGATATTATGGATATTCAGGACAGAATTGTTTCCCGTTTCAAATGGGGACTTTCTGCAGAAATCAAATCTCCGGATCTATCCACAAGAAGGCAAATCATTGAAGATAAACTAAGCAGAGACGGAATTGTTCTTCCGGGAGATATGCTTGACTTCCTTGCTGTGGAAACGAAAACCAATGTAAGAGAACTTATCGGAGTAATTAACTCTGTGATCGCTTACTCTACAGTATACAAGAGAGACCTGAGTCTTGAATTGCTTAAGGAGACCATTAACAGGATTGCTGCCAACCAGAAAAAGATCATCAACATTCCTTACATCCAGGAAGTAGTATGTGATTATTTTGGAATCAAAAAAGAACAGCTACTGTCAAAAACAAGAAAAAGAGAGATTGCATTACCAAGACAGCTTGCTATGTACTTCTCTAAAGAATTCACCAATTCTACATTTACTAAAATCGGTGAAGAAATGGGAGGCAAAGATCACTCTACGGTAATGTATGCTTGTGATACCATCAAAGATGTATCTAAAATTGATAAAGAAATCAAGAAGTATGTAAAAGACCTTACAGAAAGAATCAAACAATAA
- a CDS encoding AraC family transcriptional regulator has protein sequence MSALEKFGVDIFTEHNIFERIAVGKPFRPDNPAFIFIKSGTIKLRQHFSDLEVSANMFMVTDPQTIYEVVGVTDDFQSRMVSYKREFISALSLKFNRLITYRYFRQQMNKGVPFPEDEMEVVWKSVNFLKYILDSETEMLYKKEMVEHLFSVFCYQMAGIISKEDNSSMNQMSRQEEIVFVFLTDIAEHHLTERTVEFYAERQSITTRHLSSVVKTITGKSASQIIALIVINEAKVLLNSSNKPVSEVSSILGFSDQYSFSHFFKKHLEVSPTQYRHQFES, from the coding sequence ATGTCTGCCCTAGAAAAATTCGGAGTTGATATTTTTACGGAACATAATATTTTCGAGCGAATAGCTGTGGGTAAACCGTTTCGTCCCGATAATCCTGCTTTTATATTTATTAAATCAGGAACTATAAAACTTCGCCAGCATTTCAGTGATCTGGAGGTTTCTGCCAATATGTTTATGGTAACCGATCCACAAACCATTTATGAAGTGGTGGGAGTAACTGATGATTTTCAGTCCAGGATGGTTTCCTATAAGAGAGAATTTATTTCAGCTTTGTCATTGAAATTTAACCGTCTCATTACCTATCGTTATTTCAGACAGCAGATGAATAAAGGAGTTCCTTTTCCTGAGGACGAAATGGAAGTAGTCTGGAAAAGTGTCAATTTCCTGAAATATATTCTGGATTCTGAAACCGAAATGCTCTATAAGAAAGAAATGGTAGAGCATCTTTTCTCTGTTTTCTGCTATCAGATGGCCGGGATTATTTCCAAGGAAGATAACAGTTCTATGAATCAGATGTCCAGGCAGGAAGAAATCGTGTTTGTATTTCTTACTGATATCGCGGAACACCATCTTACAGAAAGAACCGTTGAGTTTTATGCCGAACGGCAGTCAATTACAACCAGACATCTATCTTCTGTGGTGAAGACCATTACAGGCAAATCTGCAAGTCAAATCATCGCTTTAATTGTCATCAATGAGGCGAAAGTACTCTTAAACTCTTCCAATAAACCGGTTTCAGAGGTTTCTTCTATTCTCGGATTCAGTGATCAATACTCGTTTTCTCACTTTTTTAAGAAGCATCTGGAGGTAAGTCCTACACAGTATAGACATCAGTTCGAAAGCTGA
- a CDS encoding DUF2891 domain-containing protein has protein sequence MKKSLLAFVFSPFLMYAQEAPKLTDEMALKLSDKPLHCINQEYPNKTAHIINNAGEVPLTPKDLHPSFYGCFDWHSSVHGHWMLTRLLKTKPNLSSAKEIEKILDESFQKDKLKIEADYFTKYQLTGTFERTYGWAWILKLDEELTNWDHPKAKIWHENLKPLTDQILKSWKTYLPKQTYPNRTGVHPNTAFAMAFAIDWARANKDKEFENQLIEKAKYFFLKDQKTPAYLEPDGSDFFSPSLEIADLMRRVLPQKEFVQWLSAFYEKRSLENVEKIPVVSDLSDYQTVHLVGLSFSKAWCMKGISNALPVNHPLKKEFRKTADIFLANGLPLLFQGNYGGDHWLASFAVYALED, from the coding sequence ATGAAAAAAAGTCTTTTAGCATTTGTGTTTTCTCCATTTCTTATGTATGCTCAGGAAGCTCCGAAACTTACAGACGAAATGGCGTTGAAATTGTCCGACAAACCTCTTCACTGTATCAATCAGGAATACCCGAATAAAACAGCCCATATCATTAATAATGCAGGGGAGGTTCCTTTGACTCCCAAAGATCTTCACCCCAGTTTTTATGGCTGTTTCGACTGGCATAGCTCTGTTCATGGACATTGGATGCTGACAAGACTTTTGAAAACAAAACCTAATCTGTCTAGTGCCAAAGAAATTGAAAAAATTCTGGATGAATCATTTCAGAAAGATAAACTGAAGATAGAAGCAGATTATTTTACAAAATATCAGTTAACAGGAACTTTCGAAAGAACCTATGGCTGGGCATGGATCCTAAAACTGGATGAAGAACTTACCAACTGGGATCATCCAAAAGCTAAAATATGGCATGAGAACCTGAAACCACTTACAGATCAGATTCTGAAATCCTGGAAAACCTATCTTCCCAAGCAAACCTATCCAAACAGAACCGGAGTTCATCCCAATACTGCTTTTGCAATGGCATTTGCTATAGATTGGGCAAGAGCCAATAAAGATAAAGAGTTTGAAAACCAGCTGATAGAAAAGGCCAAATACTTTTTCTTAAAAGATCAGAAAACTCCTGCTTATCTGGAACCGGACGGATCGGATTTCTTTTCGCCAAGTCTGGAAATTGCAGATCTGATGCGCAGAGTTCTTCCTCAAAAAGAATTTGTACAGTGGCTGAGTGCTTTCTACGAAAAAAGAAGCCTGGAAAATGTAGAAAAAATCCCTGTAGTTAGTGATCTTAGCGATTATCAGACCGTTCACCTTGTGGGATTATCTTTTTCCAAAGCATGGTGTATGAAAGGAATTTCAAACGCACTTCCTGTCAACCATCCGCTGAAAAAAGAATTCAGAAAAACGGCAGATATATTTCTTGCCAACGGACTGCCGCTACTTTTCCAGGGAAATTATGGCGGAGACCACTGGCTGGCAAGTTTTGCCGTATATGCTCTGGAAGATTAA
- a CDS encoding DUF4349 domain-containing protein yields the protein MKKIIFLLSGLILINCSKSGGDKHEVKADMMEVLIENKAPSAEAVSPPHFISEKLLTDDNGTNKDLYTQKKTDTISKKIIKNGDMKIQVGDIKKTQNQVNEIIKKNNAYIQKEEFQNTDMDDNLTLIIRVPHKNFDALINSFSDGVGSVLSKNISSNDVTEEYTDVAIKLANKRIYLEKYRDMLKSASTTKDMLEIQEKIRELEDEIDVAEGRLRFIDDRVNYSTLNLNLYKEKVRSSATSKIGFGSRFIDSLTEGWNSFVSFLLGMVSLWPLFLLIPVIIVLWRKWKSKKKDQN from the coding sequence ATGAAAAAAATTATTTTCCTATTATCTGGTCTTATTCTGATCAATTGCAGCAAATCAGGCGGTGACAAACATGAAGTGAAAGCCGACATGATGGAAGTTCTAATCGAAAATAAAGCGCCTTCTGCAGAAGCTGTATCTCCACCACATTTTATTTCCGAAAAGTTACTTACAGATGACAATGGAACAAACAAAGATCTTTATACCCAAAAGAAAACAGATACAATCTCCAAAAAAATCATCAAAAACGGTGATATGAAGATTCAGGTGGGTGATATTAAAAAAACACAGAACCAAGTCAATGAGATCATCAAGAAAAACAATGCTTATATCCAAAAAGAAGAGTTTCAAAATACGGATATGGATGATAACCTTACTCTGATCATCCGTGTACCTCATAAAAATTTTGACGCTCTCATCAACTCATTTTCGGACGGAGTAGGATCTGTTTTGTCTAAAAATATTTCATCCAATGATGTGACGGAGGAATATACTGATGTAGCCATTAAGCTGGCCAACAAAAGAATATATCTTGAAAAATACCGTGACATGCTTAAAAGTGCCAGCACAACTAAAGATATGCTTGAAATTCAGGAAAAGATCAGAGAGCTTGAAGATGAGATTGATGTTGCTGAAGGCAGACTTCGCTTTATTGATGACCGTGTGAATTACAGTACGCTGAATTTAAACCTGTATAAAGAGAAAGTAAGAAGTTCAGCTACCTCAAAAATAGGTTTTGGAAGCCGTTTTATAGATTCTCTGACGGAAGGCTGGAACAGTTTTGTAAGCTTTCTGCTAGGAATGGTTTCATTATGGCCACTCTTTTTGCTTATTCCTGTTATTATTGTTCTTTGGAGAAAATGGAAATCAAAGAAGAAAGATCAGAATTAA
- a CDS encoding nuclear transport factor 2 family protein has translation MKKLLLLLLVSFNFSFAQTKDEIEIRKVMSDFMGCIKSRDEAKYLSLFQEPVLWTGIYKDRTQAKRLEKNPKADYYFADNYKDFIKSFKDGKSEEKFDNIKIVEDGAVASANFDYSFWYDGKMENWGKEIWTLMKINGTWKITSVTFSMDLTKYYPQPSLNERIKK, from the coding sequence ATGAAAAAACTGCTGTTGCTGCTCTTGGTAAGCTTTAATTTTTCTTTTGCCCAAACCAAAGATGAAATTGAAATCCGTAAAGTAATGAGTGACTTTATGGGGTGCATTAAATCCAGAGATGAAGCCAAATATCTCTCGTTATTCCAGGAACCTGTACTCTGGACCGGAATTTATAAAGACAGAACACAGGCAAAGCGTCTGGAGAAAAATCCTAAAGCGGATTACTACTTTGCAGATAACTATAAAGATTTCATCAAAAGTTTTAAAGATGGCAAATCTGAAGAAAAATTTGACAATATTAAGATCGTAGAAGATGGAGCAGTAGCTTCTGCTAATTTCGATTACAGCTTTTGGTACGATGGTAAAATGGAAAACTGGGGAAAAGAGATCTGGACATTGATGAAGATCAACGGAACCTGGAAGATTACTTCCGTTACCTTTTCCATGGATCTGACAAAATATTACCCTCAACCTTCATTAAACGAAAGAATTAAAAAATAA
- a CDS encoding DUF962 domain-containing protein — MRKVDLLFAEYSKSHRNATNKFIHWICVPLIFWTILGFASLIPSPHFCASYFGCVSIISLIVIILITLFYIRLSFLIAIVMIVIMLIMEHFIYLTNISVGRQSWMVYLSVFIITWIFQLIGHKIEGQKPSFLKDLQFLLIGPIWLLGFILKKIGIKY; from the coding sequence ATGAGAAAGGTTGATTTATTATTTGCCGAATACAGTAAAAGCCATAGAAATGCGACCAACAAGTTCATTCACTGGATTTGTGTGCCTTTAATCTTCTGGACAATTCTGGGCTTTGCTTCCCTGATTCCCTCACCTCATTTCTGTGCTTCATATTTCGGATGTGTCAGTATCATAAGCCTTATTGTGATTATTCTGATTACTCTGTTCTACATAAGACTGTCTTTTTTGATCGCTATCGTGATGATTGTGATAATGCTTATCATGGAGCATTTCATCTATCTGACCAATATCAGTGTCGGAAGGCAATCATGGATGGTTTATCTTTCTGTATTCATCATCACCTGGATTTTCCAGTTGATAGGACATAAAATAGAAGGACAAAAGCCGTCCTTCCTCAAAGATCTTCAGTTTCTTTTGATAGGACCTATCTGGCTTTTAGGTTTTATTCTGAAAAAAATCGGAATCAAATATTAA
- a CDS encoding lytic polysaccharide monooxygenase has translation MITRKIFFPVLLMLAILVPSLIHLSAHGYVLSPASRGYQGSLDKASLGYSVAFGKYGSVINEPGSLEAPKGFPASGPIDGKIASANGSIGGDTTLDIQTADRWKKTNITTGVNAFIWKYLAYHASAKWHYYMTKQGWNPNQPLSRQDLELIGTVVHNGTPPQDNVSHQITVPANRTGYHIILAVWDVADTTNAFYNVIDVNVTSGTGVSAPATPTGLTQLGVTSSSAKISWTPQSDAVSYTIFRNGQNIQQVSVATFEDTGLTANTVYTYEIQAKGSSGLTSGKSAPLNVKTNTEGTLEKPTAPSNLHSMGVTENSVSLMWMASTHTQGIKNYHVFENGIKVGETVQTSFIRTGLAQDTEYRYTVRSVAMNDQLSDMSNELKVRTKKVTPGNGQTYCGAEQYNAANAYPTAGMKVFYSCKIWKNKWYANPGELPGANMVWEEVSACTEGPGCESSGPVTYCGAQEYNPVKTYPTSGTKVFYACKIWENKWYANPGEAPGSNAVWKVVSDCNEGQSCKTSGLTSKENDLSVIVSEHLINFAPESFYDKIRRVEVITPHGLRIMTFMNPGKDNMNISSLQSGIYFVKILYKDGNSITKTIRK, from the coding sequence ATGATTACACGTAAAATTTTTTTTCCGGTATTGCTGATGCTGGCCATACTGGTACCTTCTTTAATTCATCTGTCCGCACACGGATATGTACTAAGTCCTGCTTCAAGAGGATATCAGGGAAGTCTGGATAAGGCTTCGCTTGGTTATTCTGTAGCATTTGGAAAATATGGTTCAGTAATTAATGAACCGGGGTCTCTGGAAGCTCCAAAAGGTTTTCCAGCATCTGGTCCTATAGATGGAAAGATTGCTTCCGCTAATGGAAGTATTGGTGGAGACACTACACTGGATATTCAAACAGCTGACCGCTGGAAGAAAACCAATATCACCACCGGAGTGAATGCCTTTATATGGAAATATCTGGCTTACCATGCCTCTGCGAAATGGCATTATTATATGACAAAGCAGGGCTGGAATCCTAATCAGCCTCTTTCCCGTCAGGATCTTGAGCTTATTGGTACAGTTGTGCATAATGGGACACCGCCGCAGGATAATGTTTCTCATCAGATTACAGTTCCTGCTAACCGTACAGGCTATCATATAATTTTAGCGGTCTGGGATGTAGCAGATACTACCAATGCATTTTATAATGTGATTGATGTTAACGTAACCTCCGGAACAGGAGTTTCTGCACCTGCCACTCCTACAGGATTAACCCAGCTGGGAGTTACCAGTTCTTCAGCTAAAATAAGTTGGACTCCACAGTCAGATGCAGTGTCATATACTATTTTCCGCAACGGACAAAATATTCAGCAGGTAAGTGTGGCAACATTTGAAGATACCGGTTTGACTGCTAATACAGTTTATACGTATGAAATACAGGCAAAAGGTTCTTCAGGGCTTACGTCAGGGAAAAGTGCACCACTCAATGTAAAAACGAATACTGAAGGTACTCTCGAAAAACCTACAGCACCATCAAACCTCCATTCAATGGGAGTTACAGAGAACTCCGTGTCACTCATGTGGATGGCCTCTACACATACACAAGGCATCAAAAATTATCATGTATTTGAAAATGGGATCAAAGTAGGAGAAACTGTGCAAACAAGTTTTATACGAACAGGATTAGCGCAAGACACAGAATATCGTTATACAGTAAGATCTGTTGCGATGAACGATCAGCTCTCTGATATGAGTAATGAATTAAAAGTCAGAACGAAGAAAGTTACACCGGGTAATGGTCAGACGTATTGTGGAGCAGAGCAATATAATGCAGCCAATGCATATCCTACAGCCGGAATGAAAGTTTTCTACTCCTGTAAAATCTGGAAAAACAAGTGGTATGCAAATCCGGGAGAACTTCCAGGAGCCAATATGGTATGGGAGGAAGTAAGTGCATGTACAGAAGGTCCTGGCTGTGAATCAAGCGGTCCGGTGACTTATTGTGGGGCACAGGAATATAATCCTGTAAAAACTTATCCGACATCAGGAACGAAGGTTTTCTATGCCTGCAAGATCTGGGAAAACAAGTGGTATGCAAATCCTGGAGAAGCACCGGGAAGTAATGCTGTGTGGAAAGTTGTAAGCGACTGCAATGAAGGACAGAGTTGTAAAACATCAGGTCTTACCAGTAAAGAAAATGATCTTTCAGTGATCGTATCTGAGCATTTGATCAATTTTGCACCTGAAAGCTTCTATGATAAAATACGCAGAGTAGAGGTCATTACTCCTCACGGACTTCGGATCATGACCTTTATGAACCCAGGAAAAGACAATATGAATATCAGCAGTCTTCAATCTGGAATATATTTTGTGAAGATCCTTTACAAAGATGGAAACAGTATCACTAAAACCATCAGAAAATAA
- a CDS encoding HlyD family secretion protein has product MENKEQTTQNTTPTPATSVAENKKKKNKTNKIRAIISNIIVFLVIGFGLFWLIREYFHIGSKTYTEAAQVEEFINPINTRVSAYIKEIKFIEHQRVKKGDTLVILDEREILTQLGQAEAAYQNAMAQKTATSSSVNTVSNNINVMQSNIAGAKARLWNAEQNLNRYRNLLSAEAVTRQQYDQVKTEYDAQKAAYETLVNQKQSANLSTTEVKSRLGINDAEIKRTKSALDMARINLSYTVITAPYDGVMGRRTISEGQLIQPGQQVATIVLNGQKWVTANFLESQMPNIKVGEKISMTADALGGKKFEGVVTAVSAATGSRYSSVPTDNSTGNFIKVQQRIPVRIEFTASNKKEDMDKLSAGMNMNVNINKD; this is encoded by the coding sequence ATGGAAAACAAGGAACAAACTACTCAAAATACGACACCAACTCCAGCAACATCTGTTGCGGAAAATAAGAAAAAGAAAAATAAAACCAATAAAATCAGAGCCATCATTTCTAATATCATCGTTTTTCTGGTGATCGGTTTCGGATTATTCTGGTTGATACGTGAATATTTCCACATCGGAAGCAAAACCTATACGGAAGCAGCACAGGTAGAAGAATTTATCAACCCCATCAATACAAGAGTTTCGGCATACATCAAAGAAATTAAGTTTATTGAACATCAGCGCGTAAAAAAAGGAGATACGCTGGTAATTCTTGACGAACGTGAAATTCTTACACAGCTGGGACAGGCAGAAGCAGCTTATCAGAATGCTATGGCGCAAAAAACTGCAACAAGTTCTTCTGTGAATACTGTTTCCAACAATATCAACGTAATGCAGTCTAATATTGCGGGAGCAAAAGCCAGATTATGGAATGCAGAACAGAACTTAAACAGATACAGAAATCTTTTATCAGCCGAAGCGGTTACAAGACAGCAATATGATCAGGTGAAGACGGAATATGATGCGCAAAAAGCAGCCTATGAAACTCTAGTGAATCAGAAACAATCTGCAAATCTTTCTACTACAGAAGTGAAAAGCAGATTGGGAATTAATGATGCTGAAATTAAAAGAACAAAATCTGCTTTGGATATGGCCAGAATCAATCTTTCGTATACAGTTATTACCGCACCTTACGATGGAGTAATGGGAAGAAGAACCATTTCTGAAGGTCAGTTGATTCAGCCGGGACAACAGGTTGCAACTATCGTTCTGAATGGTCAGAAATGGGTAACAGCCAACTTCCTGGAAAGCCAGATGCCAAATATCAAAGTAGGAGAAAAAATTTCTATGACAGCTGATGCTTTAGGCGGTAAAAAATTTGAAGGAGTAGTAACAGCGGTTTCAGCGGCTACCGGATCAAGATATTCAAGTGTGCCTACCGATAACTCTACCGGAAACTTCATTAAAGTACAGCAGAGAATTCCTGTAAGAATCGAGTTTACAGCATCCAATAAAAAAGAAGATATGGATAAGTTGAGTGCAGGAATGAATATGAATGTGAATATTAATAAAGACTAG
- a CDS encoding TolC family protein, producing MTQKIKTALSVLIAAFPALFFSQQIKQMTAGEVAELAVQNHQQLKVSAQNIDIAKQNTNVVKLQKLPTITASTSQFYLGDAVAIDKDFSNSTKVPMPHYGSSYAVQATQLIFKGGLVNKSVEMAGLREQLSELDLEKNKQDVKFLVISNYLDVYKIINQEEVFQNNKKLAQERLKNIQKFYQQGMVTRNEVIRGELAIKNLDQGILTLTNNRKILNYNLNIALGLSSDTEIVPTESLENKEFGIGMEYYTDLAHESNPLLKSAQKNIAVADKNIEIIKTDNAPTLAGFGGYTLQRPITTRNPVLDMYSGGWQTGVSLSYNIDTLYKTKEKVKLGELQKNQANDAMTLVQQNVDMGVNAAYTKYQEAIQQADILNDSKRLAEENYKITEAKYLNQLAVQAEMIDAQNQKLQSELDYANAEINVLYQYYNLLKSTGTL from the coding sequence ATGACACAAAAAATAAAAACAGCACTATCTGTATTGATAGCAGCTTTTCCTGCGCTGTTTTTTTCACAACAGATTAAACAGATGACCGCAGGTGAGGTGGCGGAACTTGCTGTTCAAAATCACCAGCAGCTCAAAGTTTCTGCTCAGAACATTGATATTGCAAAGCAGAATACAAATGTTGTTAAACTTCAGAAACTTCCTACAATCACCGCTTCTACGAGTCAGTTCTATTTAGGAGACGCGGTAGCTATTGACAAAGACTTCTCGAATTCTACAAAAGTTCCGATGCCACATTACGGAAGTTCGTACGCGGTACAGGCAACACAGCTTATCTTCAAAGGAGGATTGGTGAATAAGTCTGTTGAAATGGCAGGACTTCGTGAGCAGCTTTCCGAACTGGATTTAGAGAAAAATAAACAGGATGTAAAATTTTTAGTGATTTCCAATTATCTGGATGTCTATAAAATCATCAATCAGGAAGAAGTATTTCAGAATAACAAAAAACTCGCTCAGGAGCGTCTTAAAAACATTCAGAAATTCTACCAGCAGGGGATGGTAACCAGAAATGAGGTCATTCGTGGAGAATTGGCTATTAAAAACCTGGATCAGGGAATTCTTACTCTTACCAACAATAGGAAAATCCTTAATTATAATTTGAATATTGCTTTAGGCTTATCTTCTGACACGGAGATTGTTCCTACAGAAAGTTTAGAAAACAAAGAATTCGGAATAGGCATGGAATACTATACAGATCTTGCTCATGAAAGTAATCCATTGTTGAAGTCTGCTCAAAAAAATATTGCGGTTGCAGATAAAAATATTGAGATTATCAAAACGGACAATGCACCTACACTGGCTGGATTTGGAGGATATACACTCCAAAGACCGATCACGACTAGAAATCCAGTTTTGGATATGTACTCAGGAGGATGGCAGACCGGGGTTTCTCTCAGTTATAATATTGATACCCTTTATAAAACGAAAGAAAAAGTAAAATTAGGGGAACTGCAAAAGAACCAAGCGAATGATGCCATGACTCTTGTACAGCAGAATGTAGATATGGGAGTGAATGCAGCCTATACAAAATATCAGGAAGCAATTCAGCAGGCAGATATTCTGAATGATTCCAAAAGACTGGCAGAAGAAAACTACAAGATTACAGAAGCCAAATATCTGAATCAATTGGCTGTACAGGCAGAAATGATTGATGCTCAGAACCAGAAACTACAGTCGGAACTTGATTATGCCAATGCTGAAATCAATGTTTTGTATCAGTATTACAACCTTTTGAAATCTACAGGAACACTTTAA